A region from the Amycolatopsis camponoti genome encodes:
- a CDS encoding acyl-CoA carboxylase subunit epsilon has protein sequence MSSDEKPLLRVVRGNPSDAELAALTAVVAAASAAKAPEKPKSRTSWWGDHAASLRKPLHPGEGAWRASGFPS, from the coding sequence GTGAGCAGCGACGAGAAGCCCCTGCTGCGGGTGGTCCGCGGAAACCCGAGCGACGCCGAACTGGCCGCGCTGACGGCGGTCGTCGCCGCGGCGTCGGCCGCGAAGGCGCCGGAGAAGCCGAAATCGCGTACGTCGTGGTGGGGCGATCACGCCGCTTCGCTGCGTAAGCCGCTTCACCCCGGCGAAGGCGCTTGGCGCGCTTCGGGTTTCCCCAGCTGA
- a CDS encoding sensor histidine kinase produces MRIRVVLDVLAVLVLTVGAGGNLAAGAWTLPLWLPAWLGWTIMLTSVAPIVLRRWWPRPAYILALVLTAAAVPIGGPVLAVAVVSAGCALYTFVVHRGSRASRVGFVAGLLGVGLVGVVVPNPSTATTVNFGASALIVGFALGIAVHGRREYAAAERENHAREAVSAERLRIAREMHDVVAHSMSLIAVKAAVGNHVASEQPAEAREALRVIEDTSRETLAELRRMLGVLRDGTGVPALAPAPTLDDLRALAERAELAGPSVDLAVEGLDELPGGVGQSVYRIVQEALTNVVKHAGATTCRIRVTGSEGEVSIEVRDDGRGGPATPGHGLIGMRERVAVYGGEFSAGPCTPGFRVFARLPYETAVAR; encoded by the coding sequence ATGCGAATTCGCGTGGTGCTGGACGTGCTCGCGGTCCTGGTGCTCACGGTGGGGGCCGGCGGCAACCTCGCCGCCGGGGCGTGGACGCTGCCGCTGTGGCTGCCCGCGTGGCTCGGCTGGACGATCATGCTGACGAGCGTCGCCCCGATCGTGCTGCGGCGCTGGTGGCCGCGGCCCGCCTACATCCTGGCGCTCGTGCTGACCGCGGCGGCCGTGCCGATCGGCGGGCCGGTGCTCGCGGTCGCCGTCGTGTCGGCCGGGTGCGCGCTCTACACCTTCGTCGTGCACCGGGGCAGCCGAGCCTCGCGAGTCGGTTTCGTGGCCGGGCTGCTCGGTGTCGGCCTGGTCGGGGTCGTGGTGCCGAACCCGAGCACCGCCACGACCGTCAACTTCGGGGCGTCGGCGCTGATCGTCGGGTTCGCGCTCGGCATCGCCGTCCACGGGCGCCGCGAATACGCCGCGGCCGAGCGGGAAAACCACGCGCGGGAAGCGGTTTCCGCGGAACGGCTGCGGATCGCGCGCGAGATGCACGACGTCGTCGCGCACAGCATGAGCCTCATCGCGGTGAAGGCGGCCGTCGGCAACCACGTCGCTTCGGAGCAGCCCGCGGAGGCGCGGGAAGCGTTGCGGGTCATCGAAGACACCAGCCGCGAGACGCTGGCCGAGCTGCGGCGCATGCTGGGCGTGCTGCGCGACGGCACGGGCGTCCCGGCGCTGGCCCCCGCCCCGACGCTCGACGACCTGCGCGCGCTCGCCGAACGCGCGGAGCTGGCGGGGCCGTCCGTCGACCTCGCGGTCGAGGGTCTCGACGAGCTGCCGGGCGGCGTCGGCCAGTCGGTGTACCGGATCGTGCAGGAGGCCCTGACCAACGTGGTCAAGCACGCGGGAGCGACGACGTGCCGCATCCGCGTCACGGGAAGCGAGGGCGAAGTGAGCATCGAGGTCCGCGACGACGGCCGCGGCGGCCCGGCCACCCCGGGCCACGGCTTGATCGGGATGCGCGAGCGCGTGGCCGTCTACGGCGGCGAGTTTTCGGCGGGCCCGTGCACTCCTGGCTTCCGTGTGTTCGCGCGCTTGCCGTACGAGACGGCGGTGGCCCGATGA
- a CDS encoding LAGLIDADG family homing endonuclease, whose translation MSKFNTATSPVRGEATASAVTHEGGAGYARDARSELFLLAVTNMVGEHTFYESAGARDTRYTSLVHAATLEDPQWTARFLRWLRTEANLRTASLVGAAEFAKARRDAGLDGLGRQVVADVLQRADEPGELLAYWTSVHGKNIPKPVKRGVADAARKLYDERAYVKWDSAARAFRFADVLELTHPAGRDAAQGALFKHVLDERHSRGNPLPDALEVLRARAELMAWDVPRRRELFGQPDAPDVLRAAGMTWESVAGWLQGPLDSRVWEALIPSMGYMACLAEGTPVWLPDGTTAPIEEVVRRRLPVLAYDRDWDTRPVRYGPGQEPRERSVGRLVPTAPSDWIDAGLRPASTVRLVSGREITATRDHRWVRQRARGRQAWEWTTTAGLVVGDRVPIPLTASYFGTEGDAWDGYFIGAMLGDGGMTSVTPEFHGDPEDGACAFMRDYAGKHGCEVREYPNGKIVRMRFPLQRWHRNPLAEVLRAYEVWGKRVEMKALPERPFSREFWIGALSGLIDTDGCVRERRNAKKTYHASVEYATVSRRLAAQVADALLRLGVPSRLVERAPRTSGSRAGGREIISRHPLFVVEVSRAAAVCRLSELLELRIGYKATTLARAAERLAHVAAATSEMHGYDPSVALDRIVAIEDAGDVPAYCVTVDTSHLFVANGVVTGNCLRNLRNFDQAGVSDEVAQRVAARLADPAQVAKSRQLPMRFLSAYRAAPSPRWAWALEQAIAHSLANVPELPGRTLVLVDTSASMNMGFSKDGTLKRWDAAAVFGLALGRRCASADVVSFSDGFLLGGAHTKVFKLRPGGSLLSDVERWKSRGYFLGGGTNTAAAVKRHFARHDRVVILTDEQAGGGDVGRSLPAHVPLYTWNLAGYRFGHAPSGSGHRHTFGGLTDQGFRMIPLLEAGENADWPF comes from the coding sequence ATGAGCAAGTTCAACACCGCGACCTCGCCGGTCCGCGGTGAGGCCACGGCTTCCGCCGTCACCCACGAGGGTGGCGCCGGCTACGCGCGCGACGCCCGGTCCGAGCTTTTCCTGCTCGCTGTCACCAACATGGTCGGCGAGCACACCTTCTACGAGTCCGCCGGCGCGCGCGACACCCGCTACACATCGCTCGTCCACGCCGCGACCCTCGAGGATCCACAGTGGACGGCCCGGTTCCTGCGCTGGCTGCGCACCGAGGCGAACCTGCGCACCGCGTCGCTCGTCGGCGCGGCCGAGTTCGCCAAGGCGCGCCGCGATGCCGGGCTCGACGGGCTCGGCCGTCAGGTCGTCGCCGACGTCCTGCAGCGGGCCGACGAGCCCGGGGAGCTGCTCGCCTACTGGACTTCCGTGCACGGCAAGAACATCCCGAAGCCGGTCAAGCGCGGCGTGGCCGACGCGGCGCGAAAGCTCTACGACGAGCGCGCGTACGTCAAGTGGGACTCGGCCGCGCGGGCGTTCCGCTTCGCCGACGTCCTCGAGCTGACGCACCCGGCCGGCCGTGACGCCGCCCAGGGCGCGCTGTTCAAGCACGTCCTCGACGAGCGGCACTCCCGCGGGAACCCGCTGCCGGACGCGCTCGAAGTCCTGCGCGCCCGCGCCGAGCTGATGGCGTGGGACGTCCCGCGCCGTCGCGAGCTGTTCGGGCAGCCGGACGCGCCGGACGTCCTCCGCGCGGCGGGCATGACGTGGGAGTCGGTCGCCGGCTGGCTGCAGGGCCCGCTCGACTCGCGCGTCTGGGAAGCGCTGATCCCGTCGATGGGATACATGGCCTGCCTTGCCGAAGGAACTCCGGTCTGGCTCCCGGACGGGACGACCGCTCCGATCGAGGAGGTCGTCCGTCGTCGTCTGCCAGTCCTCGCCTACGACCGCGACTGGGACACCCGCCCGGTGCGCTACGGCCCCGGACAGGAGCCGCGCGAACGGTCCGTCGGCCGCTTGGTCCCGACCGCGCCGTCAGACTGGATCGACGCCGGTCTACGCCCCGCCTCGACTGTGCGGCTGGTCTCCGGCCGCGAGATCACGGCGACGCGGGATCACCGCTGGGTCCGTCAGCGAGCGCGCGGACGGCAGGCTTGGGAGTGGACGACGACCGCCGGCCTCGTCGTCGGCGACCGTGTCCCCATTCCGCTCACCGCCTCGTACTTCGGCACCGAGGGCGACGCCTGGGACGGCTACTTCATCGGCGCGATGCTCGGCGATGGCGGCATGACTTCCGTGACACCCGAGTTCCACGGCGACCCCGAGGACGGCGCCTGCGCCTTCATGCGCGACTACGCCGGAAAGCACGGCTGCGAAGTGCGCGAGTACCCGAACGGCAAGATCGTCCGGATGCGCTTTCCGCTCCAGCGGTGGCATCGCAATCCCCTGGCCGAGGTGCTGCGCGCCTACGAAGTCTGGGGCAAGCGAGTCGAGATGAAGGCGCTCCCCGAGCGCCCGTTCAGCCGCGAGTTCTGGATCGGAGCGCTCTCTGGGCTCATCGACACCGACGGCTGCGTGCGGGAGCGCCGAAACGCGAAGAAGACCTACCACGCGTCGGTGGAGTACGCGACCGTCAGCCGACGGCTCGCCGCCCAGGTCGCGGACGCGCTGCTCCGCCTCGGAGTCCCGTCGAGGTTGGTCGAGCGCGCTCCGCGGACGAGCGGAAGCCGCGCCGGTGGACGTGAGATCATCAGCCGGCACCCGCTGTTCGTCGTCGAGGTGAGCCGGGCCGCCGCGGTCTGCCGTCTCTCGGAGCTCCTCGAGCTTCGGATCGGGTACAAGGCGACGACTCTCGCCCGCGCCGCGGAACGTCTCGCACACGTGGCGGCCGCGACGAGCGAAATGCACGGCTATGACCCGTCGGTCGCCCTGGACCGGATCGTGGCGATCGAAGACGCGGGCGACGTCCCGGCCTACTGCGTGACCGTGGATACCTCGCACCTCTTCGTCGCGAACGGTGTGGTGACCGGAAACTGCCTGCGAAACCTCAGGAACTTCGACCAGGCCGGTGTCTCGGACGAGGTCGCGCAGCGGGTCGCCGCACGGCTGGCCGACCCGGCGCAGGTCGCGAAGTCGCGGCAGCTGCCGATGCGGTTCCTGTCGGCGTACCGCGCCGCGCCGTCGCCGCGGTGGGCGTGGGCGCTGGAGCAGGCCATCGCGCATTCGCTGGCGAACGTGCCGGAGCTGCCGGGCCGGACGCTCGTGCTCGTCGACACCTCGGCGTCGATGAACATGGGCTTCAGCAAGGACGGCACGCTGAAGCGCTGGGACGCGGCCGCGGTGTTCGGCCTCGCACTGGGCCGCCGGTGCGCGAGCGCCGACGTCGTGTCGTTCTCGGACGGCTTCCTCCTGGGCGGCGCGCACACCAAGGTGTTCAAGCTGCGGCCGGGCGGGTCGCTGCTGAGCGACGTCGAGCGCTGGAAGTCCCGCGGGTACTTCCTCGGCGGTGGCACGAACACGGCGGCCGCGGTGAAGCGGCACTTCGCCCGGCACGACCGCGTCGTCATCCTCACCGACGAGCAGGCCGGCGGCGGCGACGTCGGACGGTCACTGCCCGCGCACGTGCCGCTGTACACGTGGAACCTGGCCGGCTACCGGTTCGGCCACGCGCCGTCCGGCAGCGGGCACCGGCACACGTTCGGCGGCCTCACCGACCAGGGGTTCCGGATGATTCCCCTGCTCGAAGCGGGTGAGAACGCCGACTGGCCGTTCTGA
- a CDS encoding PadR family transcriptional regulator, producing MASAKLTPLGLAVLELLHEKPMHPYEMASLMRERYVSTRVNVKAGSLYHTVERLQRNGFIEVVDTQRDGRRPERTVYGMTQAGLDEFNQRGRELLGDLADEFPAYLSGLAVIDELGKETSLLELEHRITRLRAGVAADEAVLQRLAEDRTPPIYWLDWQYKCDQRKFELEWTVRLHEELRSGRIPFQDCEQPKLTLITEEDDDERKTS from the coding sequence ATGGCCTCGGCCAAGCTGACCCCGCTCGGCCTCGCCGTGCTGGAGCTGCTCCACGAGAAGCCCATGCACCCGTACGAGATGGCTTCGCTCATGCGCGAGCGGTACGTCAGCACCCGCGTCAACGTGAAGGCCGGGTCGCTCTACCACACCGTGGAACGCCTGCAGCGCAACGGTTTCATCGAGGTCGTCGACACGCAGCGCGACGGCAGGCGGCCCGAACGGACCGTCTACGGCATGACCCAGGCCGGCCTGGACGAGTTCAACCAGCGCGGCCGCGAGCTGCTGGGCGACCTCGCTGACGAGTTCCCCGCGTACCTCTCCGGCCTCGCCGTGATCGACGAGCTCGGCAAGGAGACGTCCCTGCTGGAGCTCGAACACCGGATCACCCGGCTGCGCGCCGGCGTCGCGGCCGACGAGGCGGTGCTGCAGCGCCTCGCCGAGGACCGGACGCCGCCGATCTACTGGCTCGACTGGCAGTACAAGTGCGACCAGCGGAAGTTCGAGCTCGAGTGGACCGTGCGCCTGCACGAAGAACTGAGGTCCGGGCGGATCCCGTTCCAGGACTGCGAACAACCGAAGCTCACGCTCATCACCGAGGAAGACGACGATGAACGCAAGACAAGCTAA
- a CDS encoding MarR family winged helix-turn-helix transcriptional regulator — MGKHGEDLGVVAGLVRASFLVNAVYAESAREYGLTVPQGQLLCVLMGRPYGMGDLGATLGLEKSSLTGLVDRAVRRELVRREPDPDDRRAVQVVLTEEGRELAEDFYAATCRRVDDLAAGWSGPDRDRLAALLGRVVRENEVPTVFLDAVQR; from the coding sequence ATGGGGAAACACGGGGAGGACCTCGGCGTGGTGGCCGGGCTCGTGCGGGCGTCGTTCCTGGTGAACGCCGTCTACGCCGAGTCGGCGCGCGAGTACGGGCTGACCGTGCCGCAGGGCCAGCTGCTGTGCGTGCTGATGGGCCGTCCGTACGGCATGGGCGACCTCGGCGCGACGCTCGGCCTCGAGAAGTCCAGCCTGACGGGCCTCGTCGACCGCGCGGTCCGGCGCGAGCTGGTGCGCCGCGAGCCCGACCCGGACGATCGCCGCGCGGTCCAGGTCGTGCTGACCGAGGAGGGCCGCGAACTGGCGGAGGACTTCTACGCGGCGACGTGCCGGCGAGTCGACGACCTGGCCGCGGGCTGGAGTGGTCCGGACCGCGACCGGCTGGCGGCGTTGCTGGGGCGGGTCGTCCGCGAGAACGAGGTCCCGACGGTGTTCCTGGACGCCGTCCAGCGCTGA
- a CDS encoding acyl-CoA carboxylase subunit beta, with amino-acid sequence MSSATEPLGTPPEDEPDIHTTAGKLADLYRRYDEAVHAGSARAVEKQHAKGKKTARERIELLLDENSFVELDELARHRSTNFGQEKNRPYGDGVVTGYGTVDGRPICVFSQDVTIFGGSLGEVYGEKIVKVMDLAIKTGRPIVGINEGGGARIQEGVVSLGLYGEIFRRNVQASGVIPQISLIMGANAGGHVYSPALTDFVVMVDETSQMFITGPDVVKTVTGEDVTFEELGGGRTHNTKSGVAHYLGNDDEDAIAYVKELLSYLPQNNLSDAPVFEPSDAPAGFFDDVTDADRELDTLIPDSPNTPYDMHEVINRVVDDGDFLEVHELFAPNIIVGFGRVDGQSVGVVANQPTQFAGCLDIDASEKAARFVRTCDAFNIPVLTFVDVPGFLPGTDQEWNGIIRRGAKLIFAYAEATVPLVTIITRKAYGGAYDVMGSKHLGADINLAWPTAQVAVMGAQGAANIVHRKTLANAANEGKDVDALRAELIQEYEDTLLNPYAAAERGYVDSVIVPAHTRGHVARALSLLRNKRESLPPKKHGNIPL; translated from the coding sequence ATGAGCAGTGCGACGGAGCCGCTCGGGACGCCGCCCGAGGATGAACCGGACATCCACACCACGGCGGGCAAGCTGGCCGACCTCTATCGCCGCTATGACGAGGCCGTGCACGCCGGCTCGGCTCGTGCGGTGGAGAAGCAGCACGCCAAGGGCAAGAAAACCGCGCGGGAACGCATCGAGCTGCTGCTCGACGAGAACTCGTTCGTGGAGCTCGACGAGCTGGCCCGGCACCGCTCGACCAACTTCGGGCAGGAGAAGAACCGGCCCTACGGCGACGGCGTCGTCACCGGGTACGGCACCGTCGACGGCCGCCCGATCTGCGTGTTCAGCCAGGACGTCACCATCTTCGGCGGCAGCCTCGGCGAGGTCTACGGCGAGAAGATCGTCAAGGTCATGGACCTGGCCATCAAGACCGGCCGCCCGATCGTCGGCATCAACGAAGGCGGCGGCGCGCGCATCCAGGAAGGCGTCGTCTCGCTCGGCCTCTACGGCGAGATCTTCCGGCGCAACGTGCAGGCGTCCGGCGTCATCCCGCAGATCTCGCTGATCATGGGCGCGAACGCGGGCGGGCACGTCTACTCCCCCGCGCTGACCGACTTCGTCGTGATGGTCGACGAGACCTCGCAGATGTTCATCACCGGCCCGGACGTCGTCAAGACGGTCACCGGCGAGGACGTCACCTTCGAGGAGCTCGGCGGTGGCCGCACCCACAACACGAAGTCCGGCGTCGCGCACTACCTCGGCAACGACGACGAAGACGCCATCGCCTACGTCAAGGAACTGCTCTCCTACCTGCCGCAGAACAACCTCTCGGACGCACCGGTCTTCGAGCCGTCGGATGCGCCGGCCGGGTTCTTCGACGACGTCACGGACGCCGACCGTGAGCTCGACACACTCATCCCGGACTCGCCGAACACCCCGTACGACATGCACGAGGTCATCAACCGCGTCGTCGACGACGGCGACTTCCTCGAGGTCCACGAGCTCTTCGCGCCGAACATCATCGTCGGCTTCGGGCGCGTCGACGGCCAGAGCGTCGGCGTCGTCGCCAACCAGCCGACGCAGTTCGCCGGCTGCCTCGACATCGACGCGTCCGAGAAGGCCGCGCGGTTCGTCCGCACCTGCGACGCGTTCAACATCCCGGTGCTCACCTTCGTCGACGTCCCGGGCTTCCTCCCGGGCACCGACCAGGAGTGGAACGGCATCATCCGCCGCGGCGCGAAGCTGATCTTCGCCTACGCGGAAGCCACGGTCCCGCTGGTCACGATCATCACGCGCAAGGCGTACGGCGGCGCGTACGACGTCATGGGCTCCAAGCACCTCGGCGCCGACATCAACCTCGCCTGGCCGACCGCGCAGGTCGCGGTGATGGGCGCCCAGGGCGCGGCGAACATCGTCCACCGCAAGACGCTGGCGAACGCGGCCAACGAGGGCAAGGACGTCGACGCCCTTCGCGCCGAGCTGATCCAGGAGTACGAGGACACGCTGCTCAACCCGTACGCGGCGGCCGAGCGGGGATATGTCGACTCGGTGATCGTGCCGGCGCACACCCGCGGGCACGTCGCGCGGGCGCTGTCGCTGCTGCGCAACAAGCGGGAGTCGCTGCCGCCCAAGAAGCACGGGAACATCCCGCTGTGA
- a CDS encoding response regulator, with amino-acid sequence MTRVLIADDQALLRGSFRVLVDSAPGLEVVGEASDGVEAVALTRRFAPDVVLMDVRMPSMDGIEATRLICAVSEVRVLMLTTFDLDEYVYAALRAGASGFLLKDTRPADLLSAISIVASGDALLAPSVTRRLVSEFARLPTGPVKQLEGVTAREQEVLALIARGLSNDEIAARLHLGIATVKTHIGRLLHKLAARDRAQLVIAAYESGLIRPSPRQ; translated from the coding sequence ATGACCCGCGTCCTGATCGCCGACGACCAGGCGCTGCTGCGCGGAAGCTTCCGGGTGCTGGTGGACAGCGCACCGGGCCTGGAGGTGGTCGGCGAGGCCTCGGACGGCGTCGAGGCGGTGGCGTTGACGCGGCGCTTCGCCCCGGACGTCGTGTTGATGGACGTCCGGATGCCGTCGATGGACGGCATCGAGGCGACCCGCCTGATCTGCGCCGTGTCGGAAGTCCGGGTGCTGATGCTGACGACGTTCGACCTCGACGAGTACGTGTACGCGGCGTTGCGCGCGGGGGCGAGCGGGTTCCTGTTGAAGGACACGCGGCCGGCGGACCTGCTGTCGGCGATCTCGATCGTGGCTTCGGGTGACGCGCTGCTGGCCCCCTCGGTGACGCGACGGTTGGTGTCGGAGTTCGCACGGCTGCCGACGGGCCCGGTGAAGCAGCTGGAGGGCGTGACGGCGCGTGAGCAGGAGGTCCTGGCCCTGATCGCGCGAGGGTTGTCGAACGACGAGATCGCCGCGCGGCTGCATTTGGGGATCGCGACGGTGAAGACCCACATCGGGCGGCTACTGCACAAACTGGCGGCGCGGGACCGGGCACAGCTGGTGATCGCGGCTTACGAGTCGGGATTGATCAGACCGTCACCGCGGCAGTAA
- a CDS encoding LLM class flavin-dependent oxidoreductase, which yields MTHFGIGVSTAVAAVPGTLKLALQADQAGLDLLTVSDHPYYADRLDAYAEIGVLLGRTERISGLVSVTNLPTRPASMLARTITSLSALTGGRIVLGMGVGGLWDDIARLGFTKLTPGQAVRAFEEGVRLVKMLGGGGEPVTFDGEFYQVTNLEPAEEAMPPLWTGSVGPKSLAVTGRVADGWMPGRAADWLSERYRTSRPVIDQAAVDAGRDPGDIVTVYNFPGRITTEALKNTRADDGRWIGGSPDQWIEELTGAVLEHGAAGFVLFGPGGSTPDETSAARWAGEIVPAVREAVAK from the coding sequence ATGACGCACTTCGGCATCGGCGTGTCCACCGCGGTCGCCGCCGTACCCGGCACCCTGAAGCTCGCCCTCCAGGCCGACCAGGCCGGGCTCGACCTGCTCACCGTGTCCGATCACCCGTACTACGCCGACCGCCTCGACGCGTACGCCGAGATCGGGGTCCTTCTGGGACGCACCGAACGGATCTCCGGCCTGGTCAGCGTCACCAACCTGCCGACGCGCCCCGCGTCGATGCTCGCTCGCACGATCACGTCGCTGAGCGCACTGACCGGCGGGCGGATCGTGCTCGGGATGGGGGTCGGCGGGCTCTGGGACGACATCGCGCGGCTCGGGTTCACCAAGCTGACGCCGGGGCAGGCCGTCCGCGCCTTCGAGGAGGGCGTCCGGCTCGTCAAGATGCTCGGCGGGGGCGGGGAACCGGTGACTTTCGACGGCGAGTTCTACCAGGTCACGAACCTCGAACCGGCGGAGGAAGCGATGCCGCCGTTGTGGACCGGGTCCGTCGGGCCGAAGTCGCTGGCCGTCACCGGGCGCGTCGCCGACGGCTGGATGCCCGGCCGCGCCGCCGACTGGCTCAGCGAGCGCTACCGCACCTCACGACCGGTGATCGACCAGGCCGCCGTCGACGCCGGCCGCGATCCCGGCGACATCGTCACCGTCTACAACTTCCCCGGCCGCATCACGACCGAGGCACTCAAGAACACCCGCGCCGACGACGGGCGCTGGATCGGCGGCTCGCCGGACCAGTGGATCGAGGAGCTGACCGGCGCGGTCCTGGAGCACGGCGCCGCCGGGTTCGTGCTGTTCGGGCCCGGGGGCAGCACGCCCGACGAGACGAGCGCCGCGCGCTGGGCCGGGGAGATCGTGCCCGCCGTGCGGGAAGCCGTCGCGAAGTAG
- a CDS encoding DHA2 family efflux MFS transporter permease subunit, producing the protein MNARQANPWAALGALCLGFFMILLDTTIVSIAIPTMLRELNAGLNSVVWVISVYLLTYAVPMLFTSRLGDRFGPKRVFLAGLVVFTGASLWCGLSGNVEMLIAARAVQGIGAALMTPQTLAFITHLFPPAKRGPAMGMWGGVAGLATITGPLLGGVLVDHFGWEWIFYVNVPIGVVAIVMTLVLVPDWQPKHSHSFDVIGILLSSAALLFIVFGVQNGQQYDWGTVWGGITVFEIIGAGVLLLIAFVVWQRVNRREPLLPLQVFSNRNFSAGTLTATTVGFAMTGMFLPLVIYIQSVLGLTPTMAGLLTAPMSLLSGIVAPFVGNLSDKVNGKYLVMFGLGSLAAGLGVIALQASPDSSPWSFIPALLLCGLGIGCIFSPMSNMTMGSVEPRLAGTASGIFNTSRQVGGVLGSAAIGVLLQAQVSSSIADEAAKAASQLPEQYRAPFAEGIAKAAASTGEFGSAGGPSPMPGLPAEVAAQAGRLASDAVHSGLTDAARVTMLLPMAVLLLGVLSAAMLRKVKPRWETQAPAPEAATA; encoded by the coding sequence ATGAACGCAAGACAAGCTAACCCGTGGGCGGCGCTCGGCGCGCTGTGCCTCGGCTTCTTCATGATCCTGCTCGACACGACGATCGTGTCGATCGCGATCCCGACCATGCTGCGCGAGCTGAACGCCGGGCTGAACTCCGTCGTCTGGGTGATCAGCGTCTACCTGCTGACCTACGCCGTGCCGATGCTGTTCACCAGCCGCCTCGGCGACCGCTTCGGCCCGAAGCGGGTGTTCCTCGCCGGGCTGGTCGTGTTCACCGGCGCGTCGCTGTGGTGCGGCCTGTCCGGCAACGTCGAGATGCTGATCGCCGCACGTGCCGTGCAGGGCATCGGCGCCGCGCTGATGACGCCGCAGACGCTGGCGTTCATCACGCACCTGTTCCCGCCGGCCAAGCGCGGCCCGGCGATGGGCATGTGGGGCGGCGTCGCCGGGCTGGCGACGATCACCGGCCCGCTGCTCGGCGGTGTGCTCGTCGACCACTTCGGCTGGGAGTGGATCTTCTACGTCAACGTGCCGATCGGCGTGGTCGCCATCGTCATGACGCTGGTGCTGGTGCCGGACTGGCAGCCGAAGCACTCGCACTCGTTCGACGTGATCGGCATCCTGCTCTCGAGCGCGGCGCTGCTGTTCATCGTGTTCGGCGTGCAGAACGGCCAGCAGTACGACTGGGGCACCGTCTGGGGCGGGATCACGGTGTTCGAGATCATCGGCGCCGGCGTGCTGCTGCTGATCGCGTTCGTGGTGTGGCAGCGGGTCAACAGGCGCGAGCCGCTGCTGCCGCTGCAGGTCTTTTCGAACCGCAACTTCTCGGCGGGCACGCTCACGGCGACGACGGTCGGCTTCGCGATGACCGGCATGTTCCTGCCGCTGGTGATCTACATCCAGTCGGTGCTCGGCCTGACCCCGACGATGGCGGGCCTGCTGACCGCGCCGATGTCGCTGCTGTCGGGGATCGTGGCGCCGTTCGTCGGGAACCTGTCCGACAAGGTGAACGGCAAGTACCTCGTGATGTTCGGCCTGGGGTCGCTGGCCGCGGGGCTCGGGGTCATCGCGCTGCAGGCGTCGCCGGACAGCAGCCCGTGGAGCTTCATCCCGGCGCTGCTGCTGTGCGGTCTCGGCATCGGCTGCATCTTCTCGCCGATGAGCAACATGACGATGGGGTCGGTGGAACCCCGGCTGGCCGGGACGGCGTCGGGGATCTTCAACACGTCCCGCCAGGTCGGCGGCGTGCTCGGCTCCGCGGCGATCGGCGTGCTGCTGCAGGCCCAGGTGAGCTCGTCCATCGCGGACGAAGCGGCGAAGGCGGCCTCGCAGCTGCCGGAGCAGTACCGGGCGCCGTTCGCGGAAGGCATCGCGAAGGCCGCGGCGAGCACCGGAGAGTTCGGGTCGGCCGGCGGGCCGTCGCCGATGCCGGGGCTGCCCGCGGAGGTCGCCGCGCAGGCGGGCCGGCTCGCTTCCGACGCTGTCCACAGTGGACTGACGGACGCCGCGCGGGTGACGATGCTGCTGCCGATGGCGGTGCTGCTGCTCGGCGTGCTTTCGGCGGCCATGCTGCGGAAGGTGAAGCCACGCTGGGAAACCCAGGCGCCGGCTCCCGAGGCCGCCACCGCTTGA